From the Lolium rigidum isolate FL_2022 chromosome 2, APGP_CSIRO_Lrig_0.1, whole genome shotgun sequence genome, one window contains:
- the LOC124693115 gene encoding putative methyltransferase-like protein 7A, translating into MRCLVALPAIAVPGRRSHPKPRPRPRGTLVALLGGCRCGRRHLLGASSAAGLLHLANPPCLAAPPIDPDVMLERVHPARPGWYEKLYATALDKGMASYEAEITEYKLNLFSQLSAEGKNILELGVGTGPNLKYYASADGVRVIGVDPNRYMEDYSRAAAISTGLPSSNFTFRRGVGEALPAEDNSMDAVIGTLVMCSLKDTNMALREIKRVLKPGGLYLFIEHVAAQDGSFLQFVQRALDPVQQFVADGCHLTRKTAENIEEAGFSSLSLHAVRLSSAYIISPHVYGVACK; encoded by the exons ATGCGGTGCCTCGTCGCGCTCCCGGCGATCGCCGTCCCCGGCCGCCGCTCCCATCCTAAACCCAGACCCCGCCCCAGAGGCACCCTTGTAGCTCTCCTTGGAGGCTGCCGCTGTGGCCGGCGTCACCTCCTCGGTGCATCCTCTGCCGCCGGCCTGCTCCATCTCGCCAATCCTCCGTGCCTCGCCGCCCCACCCATCGACCCCGAC GTCATGCTTGAGCGGGTGCACCCAGCGAGGCCGGGCTGGTACGAGAAGCTTTACGCGACGGCATTGGACAAAGGCATGGCATCATATGAAGCCGAG ATTACGGAGTATAAATTGAACCTCTTTTCGCAATTGTCTGCTGAGGGGAAGAACATTCTAGAGCTTGGTGTTGGAACGGGCCCCAACTTAAAGTACTACGCAAGTGCTGATGGGGTAAGAGTAATTGGGGTGGATCCTAACAGGTACATGGAGGATTATTCTAGAGCAGCAGCAATTTCCACAGGACTTCCATCATCAAACTTCACTTTCAGAAGAGGG GTCGGCGAAGCTTTGCCAGCAGAGGACAATTCAATGGATGCAGTTATTGGCACACTAGTGATGTGTTCATTGAAGGACACAAATATGGCACTGAGAG AAATAAAGAGAGTCCTAAAGCCAGGTGGTCTCTACCTATTCATTGAGCATGTTGCCGCACAAG ATGGTTCCTTCCTGCAGTTCGTGCAAAGGGCCCTTGATCCTGTTCAGCAATTTGTCGCTGACGGGTGCCACCTCACAAGGAAAACAGCTGAAAATATTGAGGAAGCTGGGTTCTCAAGCTTGAGCCTGCATGCGGTGCGCCTGTCATCTGCATATATCATTAGCCCGCATGTTTATGGTGTAGCCTGTAAATGA